Proteins encoded together in one Myxocyprinus asiaticus isolate MX2 ecotype Aquarium Trade chromosome 9, UBuf_Myxa_2, whole genome shotgun sequence window:
- the LOC127446571 gene encoding synaptoporin-like, which produces MCMVIFAPLFAVLAFATCGGYTGQILVKVQCADKTHNNISISFTYPFRLHQVHFSAPLCEGPKKETLFLEGDYASCSQFFVTVSVLAFLYSLLATIVYIFYQNKYREKNRGPVVDFLVTIAFSSLWLGSSVTWAKTLSGVKTATDVRQILLLMSACRAQENLCQVLQEPIWTNLNMSVAFGFLNFFLWAGNIWFAYKETGLHKSTQRYPSRTPSEKRSSFRQYSQTSFDQSGTGFGQRLYNQGSFDLSSGGFSLPQTNLGQPMLYRQVGSPTSRGPLIFVNEI; this is translated from the exons ATGTGTATGGTCATATTTGCTCCG CTTTTTGCTGTTTTAGCATTTGCAACATGTGGGGGGTATACGGGACAGATACTGGTTAAAGTGCAATGTGCAGACAAAACCCATAACAATATCAGTATCAGTTTCACCTACCCATTCAG ACTCCATCAGGTACATTTCAGTGCTCCTCTATGTGAAGGTCCAAAGAAAGAGACTCTCTTTCTCGAAGGGGATTATGCTTCATGCTCTCAGTTTTTCGTCACTGTGTCGGTCCTGGCTTTTCTCTATTCCCTCTTGGCCACAATAGTTTACATCTTCTACCAGAACAAATACAGAGAGAAGAACAGAGGTCCAGTAGTT GACTTCTTGGTGACAATAGCTTTCTCTAGTCTTTGGCTGGGGAGTTCAGTTACCTGGGCTAAGACTCTGTCTGGAGTGAAGACAGCCACTGATGTGCGTCAGATCCTGCTGTTAATGTCTGCATGCAGAGCTCAGGAGAACCTATGCCAGGTCCTGCAAGAGCCCATATGGACAAATCTTAACATGTCTGTG GCCTTTGGTTTTTTGAACTTCTTCCTTTGGGCTGGTAACATCTGGTTTGCCTACAAAGAGACAGGTTTGCACAAGTCCACCCAGCGATATCCGTCCAGAACTCCCTCTGAGAAACGCAGCAGCTTCAGGCAATATAGTCAAACCAGTTTTGATCAATCTGGAACTGGCTTTGGCCAGAGGCTCTACAACCAGGGGAGTTTTGACTTATCGAGTGGAGGCTTCAGCCTACCCCAAACTAATTTAGGACAGCCAATGCTGTACCGACAGGTGGGGAGTCCCACATCCAGAGGCCCTCTCATATTTGTTAATGAGATCTGA